One part of the Mya arenaria isolate MELC-2E11 chromosome 3, ASM2691426v1 genome encodes these proteins:
- the LOC128226000 gene encoding putative per-hexamer repeat protein 5, which yields MVTDKVTGTVTGTLRGTVTGKVTDKVTTGTVTGKVTGTVTGTVTGTVTGTVTGMVTGTVTGTVTGMVTGKVTDKVTITITGKVTGTVTGTVTGMVTGKVTITITGKVTGTVTGTVTGTVTGTVTGTVTGTVTGTVTGTVTGTVTGTVTGTVTGTVTGKVTGTVTGTVTGTVTGTVTGTVTGMVTGTVTGTVTGMVTDKVTITITGKVTGTVTGNVTGPVTGPAIGTVTRLQARSQAWLQTRSQVRSQAHSEARSRARSQTRSQQARSQARSQTRSQQARSWARSQTRSQQARS from the coding sequence ATGGTTACAGACAAGGTCACAGGTACGGTCACAGGCACACTCAGAGGCACGGTCACGGGCAAGGTCACAGACAAGGTCACAACAGGCACGGTCACAGGCAAGGTCACAGGCACGGTCACAGGCACGGTCACAGGCACGGTCACAGGCACGGTCACAGGCATGGTCACAGGCACGGTCACAGGCACGGTCACAGGCATGGTCACAGGCAAGGTCACAGACAAGGTCACAATCACGATCACAGGCAAGGTCACAGGCACGGTCACAGGCACGGTCACAGGCATGGTCACAGGCAAGGTCACAATCACGATCACAGGCAAGGTCACAGGCACGGTCACAGGCACGGTCACAGGCACGGTCACAGGCACGGTCACAGGCACGGTCACAGGCACGGTCACAGGCACGGTCACAGGCACGGTCACAGGCACGGTCACAGGCACGGTCACAGGCACGGTCACAGGCACGGTCACAGGCAAGGTCACAGGCACGGTCACAGGCACGGTCACAGGCACGGTCACAGGCACGGTCACAGGCACGGTCACAGGCATGGTCACAGGCACGGTCACAGGCACGGTCACAGGCATGGTCACAGACAAGGTCACAATCACGATCACAGGCAAGGTCACAGGCACGGTCACAGGCAATGTCACAGGCCCGGTCACAGGCCCGGCCATAGGCACGGTCACACGGTTACAGGCACGGTCACAGGCATGGTTACAGACAAGGTCACAGGTACGGTCACAGGCACACTCAGAGGCACGGTCACGGGCAAGGTCACAGACAAGGTCACAACAGGCACGGTCACAGGCAAGGTCACAGACAAGGTCACAACAGGCACGGTCATGGGCAAGGTCACAGACAAGGTCACAACAGGCAAGGTCATAG